One region of Permianibacter fluminis genomic DNA includes:
- the parE gene encoding DNA topoisomerase IV subunit B, whose protein sequence is MATQQYNADAIEVLSGLDPVKRRPGMYTDTTRPNHLAQEVIDNSVDEALAGFCKNITVILRADNSVEVQDDGRGMPVDIHPEEKVSGVEVIMTKLHAGGKFSNKSYNFSGGLHGVGISVVNALSSRVDVKVKRDGKEFHIGFADGDKKSELKVIGEAPKRVTGTTVAFWPNPKYFDSANFSVPKLKHLLRAKAVLAPGLRIVFINEKDNERDEWYYEDGLRAYLISTLDGAECLPQEPFCGNMVSENEAVDWALTWVPEGGELLGESYVNLIPTAQGGTHVNGLRQGLAEAMREFCELRNLLPRGIKLAPEDIWEKISYVLSVKMKEPQFAGQTKERLASRECASFVSGVVKDVFSLWLNNNPQLGEELAQFAISNANKRLKAGKKVERKKITQGPALPGKLADCAGSDIMRSELFLVEGDSAGGSAKQARDKEFQAIMPLRGKILNTWEVDKDEVLASQEVHDIAVAVGVDPGSSDLKDLRYGRICILADADSDGLHIATLLCALFVKHFRTLVEAGHVYVACPPLYRIDIGKDVYYALDEAEKEGILDRINAEKKRGKVQVTRFKGLGEMNPLQLRETTMDPNTRRLVQLTIDDWEGTVSIMDMMLAKKRAGDRKAWLEDKGNLAEVV, encoded by the coding sequence ATGGCAACCCAGCAGTACAACGCCGACGCAATTGAAGTGCTCTCCGGTCTCGACCCGGTCAAACGCCGCCCCGGCATGTATACCGACACCACCCGGCCGAACCACCTGGCGCAAGAAGTCATCGACAACTCGGTCGACGAAGCGCTGGCCGGCTTCTGTAAAAACATCACCGTGATTCTGCGCGCCGACAACAGCGTCGAAGTGCAAGACGACGGCCGCGGCATGCCGGTCGACATCCACCCGGAAGAAAAAGTCTCGGGTGTCGAAGTCATCATGACCAAGCTGCACGCCGGCGGTAAGTTCTCCAACAAGAGCTACAACTTTTCCGGCGGTCTGCACGGCGTTGGTATCTCGGTGGTCAATGCGCTGTCCAGTCGCGTTGATGTCAAAGTCAAACGCGACGGCAAAGAGTTTCACATAGGCTTTGCCGACGGCGACAAAAAATCGGAACTGAAAGTCATCGGCGAGGCGCCCAAACGCGTCACTGGCACCACCGTCGCGTTCTGGCCCAACCCCAAGTATTTCGATTCCGCCAATTTTTCGGTACCCAAACTCAAACACCTGCTGCGCGCCAAAGCGGTGCTGGCGCCGGGCCTGCGCATTGTCTTCATCAACGAAAAAGACAACGAGCGCGACGAGTGGTACTACGAAGACGGTCTGCGCGCCTATCTGATCAGCACGCTCGACGGCGCCGAATGCCTGCCGCAAGAACCGTTCTGCGGCAACATGGTGTCCGAAAACGAGGCCGTGGATTGGGCGCTGACCTGGGTCCCGGAAGGCGGCGAGCTGCTCGGTGAAAGCTACGTCAACCTCATTCCGACCGCGCAAGGCGGCACTCACGTCAACGGCCTGCGTCAGGGCTTGGCGGAGGCCATGCGCGAATTCTGTGAACTCCGGAACTTGCTCCCGCGAGGTATCAAACTGGCGCCGGAAGACATCTGGGAAAAAATTTCCTACGTGCTGTCGGTAAAAATGAAAGAGCCGCAATTTGCCGGCCAGACCAAAGAGCGCTTGGCCTCACGCGAATGCGCCAGCTTTGTCAGCGGCGTGGTCAAAGATGTGTTCTCGCTCTGGCTCAACAATAATCCCCAGCTCGGCGAAGAGCTGGCCCAGTTCGCCATCAGCAACGCCAACAAGCGTTTGAAAGCCGGTAAGAAAGTCGAACGGAAAAAAATCACCCAAGGCCCTGCGCTGCCCGGCAAGCTCGCCGACTGCGCCGGTAGCGACATCATGCGTTCGGAGTTGTTTTTGGTCGAAGGCGATTCCGCCGGTGGTTCCGCCAAGCAAGCTCGCGACAAAGAGTTTCAGGCCATCATGCCGCTGCGCGGCAAGATCCTGAACACCTGGGAAGTCGACAAGGATGAAGTACTGGCGAGTCAGGAAGTGCACGACATCGCGGTTGCCGTCGGCGTCGATCCGGGTAGCTCGGATTTAAAAGATCTGCGCTACGGCCGCATCTGCATCCTCGCCGATGCCGACAGCGACGGCCTGCACATCGCCACGCTGCTCTGCGCGCTGTTCGTCAAACACTTCCGCACTTTGGTCGAAGCCGGCCACGTTTATGTCGCCTGCCCGCCGCTGTACCGCATCGACATCGGCAAAGACGTGTACTACGCCCTCGATGAAGCCGAGAAAGAAGGCATTCTCGACCGCATCAACGCCGAGAAAAAACGCGGCAAAGTCCAGGTCACCCGCTTCAAAGGCCTCGGTGAAATGAACCCACTGCAACTGCGCGAAACCACCATGGACCCGAATACTCGCCGCTTGGTGCAGCTGACCATCGATGACTGGGAAGGCACCGTGTCGATCATGGACATGATGCTGGCCAAGAAGCGGGCCGGCGACCGGAAGGCGTGGTTGGAAGATAAAGGGAATTTGGCGGAAGTGGTTTGA
- a CDS encoding helix-turn-helix transcriptional regulator, with protein sequence MDKWERFRQLQNLLETHRQPVPLKNLAERLECDPATIKRLVAEFRAKYDAPIASSRAGYAWRPRPDQRFELPGTWLGQAELLALMVLDNALASLGSRIMEREFKALRKKVQQMLKADAVDGEDFVRRLRVVSSRQRVAALPFFSELVLALQQRQQLQFEYFSRARNARELRMVSPQRLVLYRDNWYLDGWCHTRNALRTFALDAVQDCRRQKTPARELSDSELDQHFTHSYGIFSGAPAERAELLFSAEAARWVQAEVWHPEQTLQWLADGRLQLQVPYANPTELLRDVLAWGEQVEVLAPASLRSTIRQQLQAALAHYPA encoded by the coding sequence ATGGACAAGTGGGAACGCTTTCGCCAGCTGCAAAACCTGCTGGAGACGCACCGCCAGCCTGTGCCGTTGAAGAATCTGGCCGAACGGCTGGAATGCGACCCGGCCACGATCAAGCGGCTGGTCGCCGAATTTCGCGCCAAGTATGACGCACCGATTGCGTCGTCGCGCGCCGGCTATGCCTGGCGGCCGCGCCCGGATCAGCGTTTCGAATTGCCCGGTACCTGGCTGGGTCAGGCCGAACTGCTGGCCCTGATGGTGCTGGACAACGCGCTGGCCAGCCTCGGCAGCCGGATCATGGAGCGTGAGTTCAAGGCGCTGCGGAAAAAAGTCCAGCAGATGCTGAAAGCCGATGCCGTCGATGGCGAGGATTTTGTTCGCCGCCTGCGGGTGGTCAGCAGTCGGCAACGGGTGGCGGCGCTACCGTTTTTTTCCGAGCTGGTGCTGGCGCTGCAGCAACGGCAACAACTGCAGTTCGAGTATTTCAGCCGCGCCCGCAATGCCCGCGAATTGCGCATGGTCTCGCCACAGCGTCTGGTGCTGTATCGCGACAACTGGTATCTGGACGGTTGGTGTCACACGCGCAACGCCTTGCGCACGTTTGCCCTCGATGCGGTGCAGGATTGCCGGCGCCAGAAGACGCCAGCACGCGAGCTCAGCGACAGCGAACTGGATCAGCATTTCACCCATTCCTACGGCATTTTCTCCGGCGCGCCCGCCGAGCGCGCTGAGCTGCTGTTCAGTGCCGAAGCGGCGCGCTGGGTGCAAGCCGAGGTCTGGCATCCGGAGCAAACGTTGCAGTGGCTTGCCGATGGCCGGTTGCAACTGCAGGTGCCCTACGCGAATCCGACCGAGTTGCTGCGCGATGTGCTGGCCTGGGGCGAGCAGGTGGAAGTGCTGGCTCCAGCCAGTTTGCGCAGCACCATTCGCCAGCAGTTGCAGGCCGCCTTGGCGCACTATCCGGCCTGA
- a CDS encoding REP-associated tyrosine transposase — translation MPNYRRAYAPGATWFFTINLLERHGNDLLIREIDRLRTVVRRVHELHPFTIDAWVVLPDHMHCAWTPPAADNDYPLRIRLIKTLFARSLPSIERRSAVRVNRGERGIWQRRYWEHLIRDERDFRAHMDYVHINPLKHGLVTRVQDWPHSTFHKLVEAGVYPSNWCGDAGTNSLDYPD, via the coding sequence ATGCCTAACTATCGACGGGCTTATGCGCCGGGGGCCACGTGGTTTTTCACTATCAATCTACTGGAGCGGCACGGCAACGATCTGCTGATTCGGGAGATTGATCGGCTGCGCACGGTTGTACGCCGTGTTCATGAATTGCACCCATTCACCATCGATGCTTGGGTGGTTTTGCCGGACCACATGCATTGCGCCTGGACTCCGCCTGCCGCCGACAACGACTATCCGCTTCGTATCCGCCTGATCAAAACCCTGTTTGCTCGCTCACTTCCTTCTATCGAACGGCGCTCTGCCGTCCGCGTGAACCGTGGTGAACGCGGCATCTGGCAACGCCGCTACTGGGAACACCTGATCCGTGACGAAAGAGATTTCCGGGCACACATGGACTATGTCCATATAAACCCGCTCAAACATGGTCTCGTCACGCGCGTTCAAGACTGGCCGCACTCCACCTTTCACAAACTCGTCGAAGCCGGCGTTTACCCATCCAACTGGTGCGGCGATGCCGGCACCAACTCACTTGACTATCCGGACTGA
- a CDS encoding leucine-rich repeat domain-containing protein gives MNRNSRKAFMLMILAGISLLTASCSGGGAGGVEEEKFPLSNKIIPDEGLRYCVNRLSELSDWSSTADVRHVDCSDERLNPPRTFIKSISGISVFANLESLNLTPNSKIDALPLDPLISDLSPLHGMSAIRKLSLNRNSVSDLIVLSTLKNLEYLDLTGNNPVDFEPLKGLKKLRELRVRYSIWGGDGWPNANESVSGLSQLSSLTYGNAQDEDFSPIRKLTGLKSLSLYASTGVSNIDFLGSLPALEELFLRGFREEDVSFETIGGLRDLRKLTLINTFFFSASPYEVCNIPNALSGLVKLESLALEHVNGLCVDLSITSGMVNLKSLSVSGGYIRNFSAVGGHVNLEVLAVGSQQMDGNRVAALDLQSIYQLQKLKAVWFDGVTIFEYPLLSKLPQIEYAYFDDVTAATDYANGCELIPGCGAESLPLTDWQAVLSGAMSVEYLSFEGSSFNRLDVLYGLPNLKWLNIRSLKRFQDMKSLTCDEIRAYTSSLPVGKVEVYSSC, from the coding sequence TTGAATAGAAATTCCCGTAAGGCCTTCATGCTGATGATCCTCGCTGGCATTTCTCTATTGACGGCCTCGTGCAGTGGCGGTGGTGCTGGCGGAGTTGAAGAAGAAAAATTTCCACTTTCTAATAAGATTATCCCAGATGAGGGGTTACGGTACTGCGTAAATAGACTTTCGGAGTTGAGTGATTGGTCATCAACCGCTGATGTAAGGCATGTTGATTGCTCTGACGAAAGACTGAATCCTCCGCGGACTTTCATTAAAAGTATTTCTGGAATAAGTGTTTTCGCCAATCTCGAATCGTTAAATCTAACGCCAAATTCAAAGATCGACGCTTTGCCCCTCGACCCATTGATATCGGATCTTTCTCCGCTGCACGGAATGTCGGCAATAAGGAAACTCTCGCTGAATAGAAATTCAGTATCAGATCTGATTGTTTTGTCGACCCTAAAAAATCTTGAGTACCTTGATTTGACAGGGAATAATCCAGTTGATTTTGAGCCGTTGAAGGGGCTAAAAAAGTTACGCGAGCTAAGAGTTAGATACTCGATATGGGGTGGAGATGGGTGGCCTAATGCAAATGAATCTGTTTCCGGCCTATCGCAGCTCTCCTCTCTGACATATGGAAATGCCCAAGATGAGGATTTTTCGCCCATTAGGAAGTTAACTGGCTTGAAAAGTCTAAGTCTTTATGCCTCAACTGGAGTATCAAATATTGATTTTTTAGGAAGTCTTCCAGCTTTGGAAGAGCTTTTCCTGAGAGGTTTTCGTGAAGAAGATGTTTCTTTCGAAACCATAGGCGGATTGCGTGATCTTAGAAAGCTTACATTAATTAATACATTTTTTTTTAGCGCGTCACCTTATGAGGTCTGCAATATTCCAAATGCTTTGTCTGGCTTGGTGAAATTGGAAAGTTTGGCTCTGGAACACGTCAATGGTCTGTGTGTTGATTTGTCAATTACGTCGGGGATGGTTAACCTGAAATCACTAAGTGTTAGTGGTGGTTATATCCGTAATTTTTCCGCAGTAGGGGGTCATGTAAATCTGGAGGTTCTAGCTGTCGGTTCACAGCAGATGGACGGAAACAGAGTTGCTGCTCTTGATTTGCAGTCAATCTATCAATTGCAGAAGTTGAAAGCTGTTTGGTTTGATGGTGTAACTATTTTTGAGTATCCGTTGTTATCAAAGCTTCCTCAGATTGAGTATGCATATTTTGATGATGTAACGGCTGCCACTGACTATGCTAACGGGTGCGAATTGATTCCCGGATGCGGTGCCGAAAGCCTTCCTCTAACAGACTGGCAGGCAGTGTTGTCGGGTGCAATGTCGGTTGAGTATTTGAGTTTCGAAGGGTCTTCATTTAATCGCCTCGATGTTCTCTATGGGTTGCCTAATCTAAAGTGGCTGAATATTAGAAGCCTAAAAAGATTTCAAGATATGAAAAGCCTCACCTGCGATGAGATTCGTGCGTATACGAGCTCGCTGCCTGTTGGGAAAGTTGAGGTTTATTCGAGCTGCTAA
- a CDS encoding methyl-accepting chemotaxis protein, whose protein sequence is MRNNQPVTQREVMMRDGQELVSATDSRGIITTANEAFVAISGYSSEELIGAPHNLVRHPDMPTAAFEDLWRTIKAGRAWMGIVKNRCKNGDHYWVDAFVTPVFEKGQVVGYESVRRTPRREYVERASQLYRELQLAQRSRRWRPGFAARIVLGNAAALLISLLVVLLLGDGAAILIGTAAGFATLAVLLPMLLAPLRALVQQDRGYAPNPLMVQIYSGRNDEIGRLQTEMHWQEMRMLTVLGRVTHESNLLHHSASIANSRVNDTLQQVERQQQETEQIATAVTEMSAAIAEVARHADDAASYTSTATDVVSRNRQVMLDAAGQIRALASQMENAASSVSELDQHSAAIGSVVATIRGIADQTNLLALNAAIEAARAGEQGRGFAVVADEVRNLASKTAQSTSEIQRTIEQLQVGAKRAVELMRTSMEQADRTAEQTGSLEQSLAEISQTVTQINDRSSSIAAAAEEQRTVTEDINQRVVRIADLANATTEATNQLASETHDVQHMADEMSSLVRRFQSR, encoded by the coding sequence ATGCGCAACAATCAGCCCGTCACGCAGCGTGAAGTCATGATGCGTGACGGTCAGGAACTGGTCAGCGCGACCGACAGCCGAGGCATCATCACCACCGCGAACGAGGCTTTTGTTGCCATCAGCGGATATTCCAGTGAGGAGCTGATTGGCGCGCCGCACAATCTGGTCCGGCACCCGGACATGCCGACAGCGGCGTTTGAAGATTTGTGGCGCACGATCAAGGCCGGTCGCGCCTGGATGGGCATCGTCAAGAACCGCTGCAAAAATGGCGATCACTATTGGGTCGATGCCTTCGTCACCCCGGTGTTTGAAAAAGGCCAGGTGGTCGGTTACGAATCGGTACGGCGAACGCCGAGACGCGAATACGTCGAACGCGCCAGCCAGCTGTACCGTGAACTGCAATTGGCGCAACGCAGTCGACGCTGGCGGCCCGGCTTTGCCGCCCGCATCGTGCTCGGCAATGCCGCCGCGCTGTTGATCAGTTTGCTGGTGGTGCTGCTGCTTGGCGATGGCGCCGCGATTCTGATTGGCACCGCCGCTGGCTTTGCCACGCTGGCGGTGTTGCTGCCGATGCTGCTGGCGCCGCTACGCGCCTTGGTGCAACAAGATCGCGGTTATGCGCCGAATCCTTTGATGGTGCAGATTTACAGCGGTCGCAATGATGAGATTGGTCGGCTGCAAACCGAAATGCACTGGCAGGAAATGCGCATGCTGACCGTGCTGGGCCGAGTCACTCACGAAAGCAACCTGCTGCATCACAGTGCGTCGATTGCCAACAGCCGGGTCAACGACACGCTGCAACAGGTGGAACGGCAACAACAGGAAACCGAACAAATCGCCACTGCGGTCACCGAGATGTCGGCAGCGATTGCCGAAGTGGCGCGCCACGCCGACGATGCCGCCAGCTACACCAGCACCGCCACCGACGTGGTGTCGCGCAACCGGCAAGTCATGCTCGATGCCGCCGGACAAATCCGGGCCCTGGCGAGTCAGATGGAAAACGCTGCCAGCAGTGTCAGCGAACTCGATCAACACAGCGCGGCAATCGGCTCGGTGGTCGCGACCATTCGGGGCATTGCCGATCAGACCAACTTGCTGGCGCTGAACGCAGCCATTGAGGCGGCCCGCGCCGGTGAGCAGGGTCGCGGCTTTGCCGTGGTCGCCGACGAAGTGCGCAACCTTGCCAGCAAGACCGCGCAGTCGACTTCGGAGATTCAGCGCACGATTGAACAACTGCAAGTCGGCGCCAAACGCGCGGTCGAGTTGATGCGGACCAGCATGGAGCAAGCGGATCGCACTGCCGAACAGACCGGCTCGCTGGAGCAATCCCTGGCGGAAATTTCCCAGACCGTAACCCAGATCAATGATCGCAGCAGCAGCATCGCCGCCGCGGCCGAAGAACAACGCACGGTGACCGAAGACATCAATCAGCGGGTGGTGCGCATTGCCGATCTGGCCAATGCGACCACCGAAGCGACCAATCAACTGGCCAGTGAGACCCATGATGTCCAGCACATGGCGGATGAAATGAGCAGCTTGGTGCGGCGCTTTCAAAGTCGTTGA
- a CDS encoding ABC transporter substrate-binding protein → MQRRTVLKAGLLGLTLPAGLRAAESLRVAVFPEYNVADVLREFTARHGIAVTLLTYDSNEDLLAACIKGERFDVVTLSHYMLPHYHALGLLQNLPTTASEVAQPRHWNNRFGGLGELAGRQLALPKNYGTTGFIYRRSHFPLLRDWPEFWAAVMQLPGKRASVLDDVQSVVGAALCNFGFSYNSTKPSQLLAADQLLSQCAPHIREIQVVAEDAIRRGDWLFMSYSDGGWANTRSDPDVVYAIPQRGGELWCDLYAVSASCQQPEQAGLLLSWLLQPEQIAQEVMQLGVSPVDNRVLPLLPTTLRQDPIIFPSAELLAKLEFSSQEALREPLRAEIFAKLAARL, encoded by the coding sequence ATGCAGCGGCGTACGGTGCTCAAGGCAGGACTGCTGGGGCTGACCTTGCCGGCCGGTTTGCGTGCAGCCGAGTCACTGCGGGTGGCGGTGTTTCCGGAATACAACGTTGCCGATGTGCTGCGTGAGTTCACCGCCCGGCACGGCATTGCCGTGACCCTGCTGACCTACGATTCCAATGAGGATTTACTGGCTGCCTGCATCAAGGGCGAGCGTTTTGATGTGGTGACGCTGAGTCATTACATGCTGCCGCACTACCACGCGCTCGGGCTGCTGCAAAACCTGCCGACCACTGCGTCGGAGGTTGCACAACCCCGGCATTGGAATAACCGCTTCGGTGGATTGGGCGAGCTGGCCGGGCGTCAGTTGGCGCTGCCGAAAAACTACGGCACCACCGGATTCATTTATCGGCGTTCGCACTTTCCGCTGCTGCGCGACTGGCCGGAATTCTGGGCCGCCGTGATGCAGTTGCCGGGCAAGCGCGCCAGCGTGCTCGACGATGTCCAGAGTGTGGTCGGGGCCGCGCTGTGCAATTTTGGTTTTTCATACAACAGCACCAAGCCGAGTCAGCTGCTGGCTGCCGACCAATTGCTGAGCCAGTGCGCGCCGCATATTCGGGAAATTCAGGTAGTTGCCGAAGACGCGATTCGGCGCGGCGATTGGCTGTTCATGTCTTACAGCGATGGTGGCTGGGCCAACACCCGCAGCGATCCGGATGTGGTCTACGCCATTCCGCAGCGCGGCGGCGAGTTGTGGTGTGATTTGTACGCCGTCAGTGCGAGCTGCCAGCAGCCGGAACAAGCCGGATTGCTGCTCAGCTGGCTGCTGCAGCCGGAGCAGATTGCTCAGGAAGTGATGCAGTTGGGGGTGTCACCGGTGGACAACCGGGTTTTGCCGCTGCTGCCAACCACGCTGCGTCAGGACCCGATCATTTTTCCGTCGGCGGAGTTGCTCGCCAAACTGGAATTTTCCTCCCAGGAAGCGCTGCGGGAACCGCTGCGCGCCGAGATCTTTGCCAAGCTGGCGGCACGGTTATAG
- a CDS encoding DUF3667 domain-containing protein, with protein sequence MARLDTRTVFSHALQTLLSFDGTWLRTIKELLLRPGALILAYHAGARDRYVNPVLLVIVSYTFYFLLCHWLGIDPFASVGGTHNMDQPVLTFITNYSGQLSVLTAYPAAMLMRRFWPGTTTAERYVALLYVQSLSGFTSIALALVTALGIGYGTSVSYLLSFAAAIYAFAGVRQPWWKGALTGVAASLCYLVVVFGVAFVVGIVGVLVFGLGKPA encoded by the coding sequence GTGGCTCGGCTGGATACTCGCACCGTCTTCAGCCATGCGCTGCAAACCTTGTTGTCATTTGATGGCACCTGGCTACGTACCATCAAAGAGTTGTTGCTGCGGCCGGGTGCGCTGATATTGGCCTATCACGCAGGCGCGCGCGATCGTTACGTCAATCCCGTGTTGCTGGTGATTGTCAGCTACACCTTTTATTTTCTGCTCTGCCATTGGCTGGGTATTGATCCCTTCGCCAGCGTCGGCGGCACCCACAACATGGATCAGCCTGTGCTGACCTTTATTACCAATTACAGCGGCCAGCTGAGTGTGCTGACTGCGTATCCGGCGGCCATGCTGATGCGTCGGTTTTGGCCCGGCACCACTACCGCCGAGCGCTATGTCGCGCTGCTTTATGTGCAAAGTCTCAGTGGCTTCACCAGCATTGCCCTCGCGCTCGTGACAGCGCTCGGCATCGGCTACGGTACCAGCGTGAGTTACCTGCTTTCGTTCGCCGCCGCGATCTACGCATTTGCCGGCGTACGGCAACCGTGGTGGAAAGGCGCCTTGACCGGCGTCGCGGCGTCGTTGTGTTATTTGGTGGTGGTATTCGGTGTGGCGTTTGTTGTCGGCATCGTCGGCGTGCTGGTGTTTGGTCTGGGCAAACCGGCCTAA
- a CDS encoding putative bifunctional diguanylate cyclase/phosphodiesterase: MPSTSIWKSWLPAPIRRLAGVRARIWAVFLAGATVTLAAAVLAIAAFGSASRQADHIAAVSVPILQRVADAVEQANQLAALAPSQMSANSEAELATLLEQGQQVSKALQQTVATLPRPDYQRQLSVYIESLDSNLESMNRVTRARLTLRDQINADVDEASRITDALRIVLSPIGAAMNNDSTRARQLYALQEIKIEIHLLHSLITRVGFEPDRLRVAKETNAAQDALDRIDLRLTEMPSGGIRDVVIKAVTQLQALMFGEQNVPLQQMQRLEARQQADDLLESNRSQMNALRRLQRAIQADTASDVAASTAAMSRAFNWARTALIALALFAVAGALLLGWLFAGPLLGNRLVALAHGVEDMAGGKLDTAIADKGNDEIGRLAEALRQFQGLARERARIENELSRLANFDALTSLPNRHLLHQRANDLIEHSARAGQRFAVLFVDLDRFKPVNDSQGHEVGDLVLHEAAGRLQHSVRRTDMLGRLGGDEFVLLMEMSHNISDAELVAEKIIEVLREPFRVGEKNFFIGASIGISRYPDDGHDFAELLRKADAAMYNAKALGGNSTAIYREEMNVAVSKRLEMESALRHALDTGELEVWYQPKAQLQDGRISGAEALIRWRRDGKLISPAEFIPLAEETGLIVPIGAYVLRQAAVDAVHWRAIAGDRFSVAVNLSSRQLIHPEQLVLAVEEALQNSGLPAAALELEVTESLLMQNLSAASLLLEDLRHKGHRIAVDDFGTGYASLSYVKNLPIDILKIDQTFVRGLPTDAGDIAVASALLGLGKALNFVMVAEGVETVEQRDYLRERGCQIMQGYYLSKPLPAAQFEQWLQGQQSAAA, from the coding sequence ATGCCATCAACGTCTATCTGGAAATCCTGGTTGCCGGCGCCCATTCGGCGTCTGGCCGGGGTGCGTGCGCGAATCTGGGCGGTATTTCTGGCCGGCGCAACCGTCACGCTAGCGGCGGCAGTGTTGGCGATTGCCGCATTCGGCTCGGCCAGCCGGCAAGCCGACCATATCGCCGCGGTCAGCGTGCCGATCTTGCAACGGGTGGCCGACGCCGTCGAACAGGCCAACCAACTGGCGGCGTTGGCACCGTCCCAGATGAGCGCCAACAGCGAAGCAGAGCTCGCGACGCTGCTGGAGCAGGGCCAGCAGGTCAGCAAGGCCCTGCAGCAAACGGTGGCGACGCTGCCGCGGCCGGATTACCAGCGCCAGCTGTCGGTGTATATCGAATCGCTGGACAGCAATTTGGAATCGATGAACCGGGTGACCCGCGCCCGGCTGACGCTGCGCGATCAGATCAACGCCGATGTCGACGAAGCCAGCCGCATCACCGACGCCCTGCGCATCGTCCTGTCGCCGATTGGCGCCGCCATGAATAACGACAGCACCCGCGCGCGCCAGTTGTACGCGTTGCAGGAAATCAAAATCGAAATCCATTTGCTGCACAGCCTGATCACCAGGGTTGGCTTTGAACCGGACCGGCTGCGGGTGGCCAAGGAAACCAACGCCGCGCAAGATGCGCTCGACCGGATTGATCTGCGGCTGACCGAGATGCCATCGGGCGGCATTCGCGATGTGGTGATCAAAGCCGTGACCCAGTTGCAGGCGCTGATGTTCGGCGAACAGAACGTGCCACTGCAGCAAATGCAGCGGCTGGAAGCGCGCCAGCAGGCCGATGACCTTCTCGAAAGCAATCGCAGTCAGATGAATGCGCTGCGCCGGCTGCAACGCGCCATTCAGGCCGACACCGCCAGCGATGTCGCCGCCAGCACCGCGGCGATGAGCCGGGCGTTCAATTGGGCACGTACCGCCTTGATTGCGTTGGCGCTGTTTGCGGTGGCCGGCGCGCTGCTGCTCGGCTGGCTGTTTGCCGGCCCGCTGCTCGGCAACCGGCTGGTGGCGCTGGCACACGGCGTCGAAGACATGGCCGGCGGCAAACTCGACACCGCAATCGCCGACAAGGGCAATGACGAAATCGGCCGGCTGGCGGAAGCGTTGCGGCAATTCCAGGGCCTGGCGCGCGAACGCGCCCGCATCGAAAACGAATTGTCGCGACTGGCCAACTTCGATGCCCTGACCAGCCTGCCGAACCGGCATTTGCTGCACCAACGCGCCAATGACTTGATCGAGCACAGTGCCCGCGCCGGTCAGCGCTTTGCCGTGCTGTTTGTCGACCTCGACCGGTTCAAACCGGTCAACGACAGCCAGGGCCATGAAGTCGGCGATCTGGTACTGCATGAAGCAGCGGGCCGGCTACAACACAGCGTGCGCCGCACCGACATGCTGGGCCGGCTCGGTGGCGACGAATTTGTCCTGCTGATGGAGATGAGCCACAACATCAGTGATGCCGAACTGGTAGCAGAGAAGATCATCGAGGTACTGCGCGAACCGTTCCGGGTGGGCGAAAAGAATTTCTTTATCGGCGCCAGCATCGGCATTTCCCGCTACCCGGATGATGGCCACGATTTTGCCGAGCTGCTGCGCAAAGCCGACGCCGCGATGTACAACGCGAAAGCGCTCGGCGGCAACAGCACGGCGATTTACCGCGAGGAAATGAACGTTGCGGTCAGCAAGCGGTTGGAAATGGAATCGGCGCTGCGCCATGCGCTCGACACCGGCGAACTGGAAGTCTGGTATCAGCCCAAGGCGCAGTTGCAGGACGGCCGCATCAGCGGCGCCGAAGCGCTGATCCGCTGGCGCCGCGACGGCAAGCTGATTTCGCCGGCGGAGTTCATTCCGCTGGCCGAAGAGACCGGTTTGATCGTGCCGATCGGTGCCTACGTGCTGCGACAAGCGGCCGTTGATGCGGTGCACTGGCGCGCCATTGCCGGCGACCGGTTCAGCGTGGCGGTGAACCTGTCATCGCGACAATTGATCCACCCGGAACAGTTGGTGCTGGCCGTGGAAGAAGCCTTGCAGAACAGCGGCCTGCCGGCCGCCGCACTGGAACTGGAAGTGACCGAGAGCCTGTTGATGCAAAACCTCAGTGCCGCCAGTCTGCTGCTGGAGGATCTGCGGCACAAAGGTCACCGGATTGCGGTCGACGATTTCGGTACCGGCTATGCCAGCTTGAGTTACGTGAAAAATCTGCCTATTGATATTCTGAAAATTGATCAAACCTTTGTTCGCGGCCTGCCCACCGATGCCGGCGATATCGCGGTGGCGAGCGCACTGCTCGGGCTCGGCAAGGCGCTGAATTTCGTCATGGTGGCGGAAGGCGTCGAGACCGTGGAACAGCGCGACTACCTGCGCGAACGCGGCTGCCAGATCATGCAGGGCTATTACTTGTCGAAGCCACTGCCGGCGGCGCAGTTCGAGCAGTGGCTGCAGGGTCAGCAGAGTGCCGCCGCGTGA